The Brassica oleracea var. oleracea cultivar TO1000 chromosome C7, BOL, whole genome shotgun sequence sequence TTTAAATCATCTATTCTAAGATATGTGATAAAAACATGCCTTTTTACAAAAAAAAAAAAAAAAGAAAAAGATATTCCCTCCATTTCATATTAAGTGTTGTTGTAGAAAAAAAATTTCGTTACAAAATAAGTGTCATTTTCGATTTTCAATGCAAAATTTATTAAGTAACTATATTTCATTTACCTTTAAATCAAGTGACCAGATTTCATATAAGTAAACATTATTTCTGCAGTACAAAAGACAGAATAGCACAACTTTTAAATCATCTATTCTAAGATATGTGATAAAAACATGCCTTTTTCCCAAAAAAAAAAAATACTCCCTCCATTTCATATCAAGTGTTGTTGTAGAAAAAAAATTTCGTTACAAAATAAGTGTCATTTTCGATTTTCAATGCAAAATTTATTAATTTTATGCTGTAATTTATTTTTTTATTGGTTGAAATATGGTTAGGTGTATAGGTAATTGTGTTTTTATATAGGAAATATACAAAATTAATTGTTTCCTTAATCTATGTGCACAAGGTCAAAATGATACTTAATATGAAACAGAGAGGGAGTATCTGATGAAAAATAAAGCTCACCTTTTAGTCGTTAACTTTCCTCATCTTCTAGTACTGAGCCAGTAGAAACTACATGACCCTAGCTCCTTTCCGTGGACGTGCGCTGCCTCCGACCTTGATCTCCCTTGCAGATTTGCATAAGATTTGTCCATCAATTCGTATGCGATGTAAACAATTACGAATACTTCCAAATGGAGCAGTATTGTCTCTAATCCCCACAGTATGTGGAAACATGAGTAACTTCTAAGAAGGAAACAGTAATGAAACATTAGGAACGTTTTCATGGTGGAAGGGGACGAGAGTTGTCTTTGTATCGTTGATTTGATATCAGCCGGACTGAAGAAAATGTTAAAAATACTATCATCCCAAAATTGATACAGTTTATACAGTGTAGAGTTTTCTGAATGGAAACCATTTTTTTTAATAAAAAATAGAAAAAATAGATGTATCCCAACGATTCCAAAGTAGTATTGATAAAAAAAATCTTGAACATGATTCTATACTCAAAGCTCGCACTCTGAGATTTAGAAGTTACAAACCAAAAGCCAAAAATAGCCACACAAATTGAACAATTAGACTAAATACATTTTTTGGCTTTTATAATAATACACTAATAGTTGACCATTGAACAATTAGACTAAATACATTTTCTTTAATTTCATCATTTCATGGCTAATTAAATATTTAATAGAATGGTGGTTGGAAGCCCATGCTTCTTCTGCTTTGGGCTAGAACTAGCTTTGTCCATACCTGAATTATTGAGCTCAGTTCTTATTGCTCTGTTTTGCTTCTACTCTTTCAGCTGAAGCAAAAATAAAGCTGATTATTTGATATTAATAACCCCAAATATAGCTATCAGTACACATTGATACCATTTCCTACAACATGATCCTTGGTACAAAACCAGCAAATCATTTGGATATCAATTTGATTTCATAAGTAAAGAACCCTCGGATTTATTGACCCGTAATTTCCTGGAGGATTTTTAGGAATCCGAAAGCTTAATGTGTTTTCAGACTGTAAGATGCTCGTATCCATCCTATCCTCCAACTCGACGTAGGTTGAACATAGAGGTGTTGTGGAGGATATTTGCAATTTAGCTTTTTCTTTTAGTACCCTCTATTTTTGTTTCATTCTCTGCCGGCAAAATGGGGTTGCTGATAGCCTGGCTAAATCGCCTCTTTTGTTTGTGAACATTTACTCTCTTGCTTGAGTTTATGCTTTATGAAAGTCTCCCTTGATAAAAAAAAAAGAAGTAGAAGGGAAAGCTGGTTATAAAAACTTTGATCTACTGTAAACGTACTGAATTGAGTATTGTAAATTTTGTGATGCCTCCATTACTTTGACAGACGTACACATGTGTGTACACATGGACAGAGCTTTCTTAGTCCAAACCAACTTTGGCTGTGGACGATATAATTGAATATATCAACACTTGTCCTTATGTCGTTTGACTTAATTTCAATAACTGTTCAAATCGGTACCTCTATTACGAATGCACCATTTATAACAAAAATTCAAATGTGATGTACAAAATAATCTGGTATCTAGGTACTAAAGTATGCATCTAACACAAATTAATTCTTTTAGAAGATGGAGTTAATTTTGCATTCAAACAGAACATTACAAACATTATTTACAATAAACAATTGGAAAAACATTACAAATAATATTAGATTATTCAAACAAAATATCTAATATATTAGCATCTGGATGTTGCCTCCAAATGTATTTTGTTGAAAAAGATAAGATAATTACAAAACAAGCATGTACATAATTTTGAATTAGCTAAGATCACTGATTAAGCGATTAAACTCAGCTTTTTCTAATCAATTCACCAAACAAAAACATTAATCAATCTCAGGGATGCTCTGTAACGCTGGTCTCCACGGCCGTTGGTGATCATTGGATTGATCAGCGGCGGTTCCGGTTTGATCTCCCCCGTCAGAAAGAAAGTTAGAAAAAACCTCTTCCGCCGTCAATCCCTCCAAACTAATGTTTCTCATGAGATCTTCAAATTCTTTCCTCGTCATCTTTATCTTAATCTCTCTTCCTCCACACGTGGATGAAGACGAGCTTGATGACGACACGTTACTTGTTTCCCCGAGCAGCTTCTCTTCCACCACGTCGTCGTCATGGAACACGGTGGATCCTCTTCTCCTTCTTCTCTCTGTCGTTGTTTTGTTTATTACACATATGCAGTTTCCCATTTTGTTTGTTTTTATTTTGTTTTATTGTGTGATTGATTTAGTTGCTGAGATTCAGAGCTTAAAGAAAGGTTATAAGTATTTATAGTGTACCAAAGAAATAGGTTTCTCTTTTTGTAATAAAGAAATGGATAAAAGGCTCGAGGAAAAGGATTAGATTTGTACGGCCATGTCGGGAGAGATGACAAAGGTTGATTAGTCTTTACGTGGAATGCCTTTTTCAAAGTTACGTTGTAACTAGTTGACCAAAGTTGTGTCATCCTCATCCACTCCTTGTAACTGAATTACTTAATAAAAAAAGCAAAAGATAATCAAGAACTTATTTTCTTTACAAATATTTTTAATTATAAAACTTCTATTTCACAAAATAATGAATAACAATTTATTATACCTTTTCAAAAGAGTAAATATGATCAAAAATTGTTACGAAGATATGTGAAAGTAAAAAATGATCCTGAATAAGTGAATAATACTCCTATTATTATATACTTGCTATCACGAACATGTCCTATTACAATATTGAGTACATTACTGGTATTCACAACCCACAACAAAAAAATAAAACACATTTAAAACATTGAACATGTCCTATTGAGAACATTGAACGGATTTTTTAATCTTATACTTAACATCTACTCTAATTGGTCCTTAATTAAACGTGTCATTTCCTAATTTAGTTTTGATTTCGTCTCAATTAGTCAGAAATCTAACTAGAAAACTAGAATTAAAATCGTCATATTTTTGTTTCTGTAAATTAATTTATTGTTCATTTGTTGTATTGTTCAATGCCGTATAATTATAATACTAGATTTTGATCCGTGCTTAGGAAACGCATGTTAATTTTTGAAATTGAATGAATTCTTCTTATATAATTTATATATAAGATAATCTATAGGTTTGGGTACATTTACCCGGGTGCACTAAACTGTATCAAGCTGAAAAAAAAAAACAAAATTAAGCTGAATTTCATAAATAACTGAGCATATCATATATCTGTGGAACAAAAAAATAGAAACCGAACTGAGAACCAAATGAGTACTTAAAATTTTAAAATACAAATTATATACCTACATATACTAATTATATTTAATTTCTAAATAACCAAATGTCCTAAATATCCTATTTATAAACCAAATTATGCAACAAAAAAAATTAATGACTCAAATATTTTTTATTCAAATAATTGATAGTTAATTATTTATCCTATATTTTTTTCCAAACAACCTAAACTACCCGATTTAAAGCGCAAGATATTTTATATTTTTGAAAATTCAATGAAACGTATCATATACATTGTTAGAATTTGTAAAGTAAATAAACATGTTCTATTTAAACTAGTCTTTTTTTTTCTACTATTTCCACTTAAATCGCCAACCCGTTTAGACCCATTTGATATTTTATTATTATAAAATTAATCATTTAGTTAATCTAAGATCAAATCTTAATATTTGATTGCATGTAATTAATTAAATTAATGTTTCATAGTTGACATTAAGATTTTTAGTTTTCAATTCACGTAAAA is a genomic window containing:
- the LOC106303346 gene encoding uncharacterized protein LOC106303346, translated to MGNCICVINKTTTERRRRRGSTVFHDDDVVEEKLLGETSNVSSSSSSSSTCGGREIKIKMTRKEFEDLMRNISLEGLTAEEVFSNFLSDGGDQTGTAADQSNDHQRPWRPALQSIPEID